The DNA sequence CGCGGGTGCGGGCGCTCCTGGACGAGGCGCTGCGGCCGCCGCAGCCCCCGCAGCTGCCGCCGACGCGGGTGGTCACGGTCGCGGGCGACCAGGGCGGGGCGCGCGGCAAGGGCGTGTTCCTCAGCCGCAAGGCGCTCGCGGTGACCGGTGCCGCGGTGGCCGCGGTGGTGGTGGCGAGCGTGCTCGTCGCGGTGAACCCCTTCGGCGGCGACGCGTCGGACGCGGGGGACTGGGAGAAGCACGAGGAGAAGAAGCTCGGCGCCACGGTGTGGGCGCCCAAGGGCTATGCGACATGGATGCCCGGCGACGACGCCGCACCGAAGGAGCACTGGGTCTCCTACCGGGACTCCAGCGGCCAGATCTCGGTGACGCTGACCCTGGACAAGAAGGCCGAGGACGATCTGAACTACATCGCGGGCACCTCCATGGCCGAGGCGTACGAGGACATGAAGGACCTGGACCAGGGCAGTTCGGTGCTCGGCTCGGCGCTGAGCCCGGACGAGCTGAGGCCGGGCAAGAAGACCACGCAGGGCGACTACCAGGGCAGTCAGTCCGCGGAGAACGTCGTTCCGTACACGAACAAGGAGAGCGAGACGGAGTATCCGCGCGAGGCCACGATCTTCTACTACCGGACGAAGTCCGGGGACATGTACAAGCTGTGGATCGACTACCCGGCCAAGAGCGACTTCACCGAGCGCGGCCGCGAGGTGGCGAAGAAGGCCATCGCGGACTTGGAGATCAGCAAGCCCTGACGCGACGGGTGCTGACGCTCGGTCACGAGGTGATCACCGGGCTGGCCCCCGCGCGCCCGCGCACGGTAGTACATGACACATGAGTACTGAGGGCGGACGTGTGATCGGGGGCCGCTACCGGCTCGTCGAGCGCATCGGCTCCGGGGGCATGGGCACCGTGTGGCGTGCCGTCGACGCGTTGGTGGACCGTGAGGTCGCCGTCAAGGAACCGCGGCTTCCGGGCGATCCGCAGGGCGAGGAGCGGCGGCGCGCGTACGCCCGGCTCCGGCGCGAGGCGCGGGCGGCGGCGCGGGTCGAGCACCCGGCGGCCGTCGCCGTCCATGACGTGGTCGTCGAGGACGACGAACTGCCCTGGATCGTCATGGAGTTGATCCGCGGCGAGTCGCTGCACGAGGTGCTCGGGCGCGGCGCCCTGTCGCCCGCCGAGTCCGCCCGCATCGGCCTCGCCCTCGTCGGCGCGCTCGCGGCCGCGCACGCCAAGGGCATCGTGCACCGCGACGTGAAGCCCGCGAACGTGCTGCTCGGGCCGCACGGCCGCGTCGTGCTCACCGACTTCGGCATCGCCCGCATCCAGGGCGAGGAGTCCTTGACGGCCAGTGGTGAGTTCGTCGGCTCGCTGGAGTTCGTCGCACCCGAGCGGATGTCGGGCCCCGGCGCGGGCCCGGCCTCCGACCTGTGGTCCCTGGGAGCCCTGCTGTACACGGCCGTGGAGGGCCGTTCCCCGTTCCGCCGTACGTCGCTGGAGTCGACCCTCGCGGCCGTCCTCGCGGCACAGCCGCCGAAGCCCCAGCGCGCGGGTGAACTGCGCCCGTTGATCGAGGCGTTGCTGCGCCGCGACCCGCACGAGCGCCCGACGGCGGCGGAGGTGGCGACGGCGCTCGGGGAGGTGGCGGGGGCATCCGTGGGTGCTGCTCGGGGGGAGACCGGACCGCACCGGCAGGATCCAGCCCGTCCGGCGTTTGAGGACGAGGCGCGGAGCGCCGATGAGGGGGGTCCAGGGGGCGAAGCCCCCGGTTCGGGAGGGGCCGCGCCCGAGGCTCCCGCGGCGGCGGGGCGCCGCCGCACCCTCGCCCTGCTGGCGGCAGCCCTCGTGGGCGCCCTGCTCGTCGGCGGCGGAGTCTGGCTCGGCACCTCCCTGACGGACGGCGACGGCGGAGGGGAGTTGTACGAGGACGCGGAGTCGGTCACCGGCGTGGGCGAGGAGGTCGGCGAGGAGGGCGTGTTCCCGCCCGTCGAGGTACCGCCGAAGGGGCCGGGCCCTTCGTCCTCCGGCACCCGCTGGACGGCCCACAAGGAGCGCGAGCTGTCCGCCGAGGTCTCCGTGCCCGCCTCGTACACCGAGGTCGTCCGCGATCCCGCGAACCCCATCGTCGAGTACTCCGAGCCGGGCGGCCGCGTCCTCCTGCGGCTCACCAAACCCGCGAAGGCGCCCGCGAAGAACGCGCTCGCCTGGGCGGACCAGGAGCGCCGGGAGTACGAGGACCCGCCCTACGACGCGGTCACCACGTCCATGTCCCCGACGAGCTTCCACGACCAGGGCGCGGCGCTGCTCGACGCCACGTACAAGGAGGGCGAGCGGAAGGCGGATTCGACGGTCACCCGTGAGATGCGGCTGATGATCGTCACCGATGCCGGGGAGGCCTACGAGCTGATGGTGCGGATGCCCAAGGGCGTCGCCGAGCACGAGAAGCGGGGCACCGCGCTCTTCAAGGCCGCGCGGGACCGTCTGAAGGTGGACACGGGCGCGACCGGCTCCGGCTAACGCCCTGATCAGCGGCTTTGCTGCCAGCGGGCACTGGCGCGGTGCCGGAGGGTCGCCCGGCCCGCGTGCGAGGTCCGTGAAAGCTCGTTACCCATGGGTACCCAAAGCGTCCGCCCAGGCATACGCTCACCGTCATGACGGACTCGCAGGCCCCCGCGGCACCCCTCGGTACGAACCCGATCGCTCAGGCCCCGCGCGGTGCCCGCACCGCCGCCGACGTGGTCACGCCGGAGCTGGTCGCCCAGCTCACCCGTGACGTGCTCGGCTCGGGCCGCACGGCCAACCACACGCCGTTCACCGGCGAGAAGCTGGCCGACCTGCCGGAGTCCACGCCCGAGGACGTCGCCACCGCCTTCGAGCGGGCCCGTACCGCGCAGATCGCCTGGGCGCGCACGCCCGTGCGCCAGCGCGCCGCCGTGCTTCTGCGCTTCCACGACCTGCTGCTCCAGCGCCAGGGTGAGGCGCTCGACCTGATCCAGCTGGAGACCGGCAAGGCGCGCCTTCACGCGCACGAGGAGATACAGGCCGTCGTCGTCGCGGCCCGCCACTACGGCCGCCGCGCTCCCGCCTATCTGAACCCCAAGCGCCACACCGGTGTCGTACCGGCCCTGACGAAGGTCACCGAACTGCGCCAGCCGCGCGGCGTCGTCGGCCAGATCGCGCCGTGGAACTACCCCCTGGAGCTGTCCATCGGCGACGCCCTGCCCGCGCTCGTCGCGGGCAACGCGCTGGTGATGAAGCCGGACACGGAGACCGCCCTGACCGCGCTCTGGGCGCGCGACCTCATCGTCGAGGCGGGGCTGCCGTCCGAGGTGTTCCAGGTCGTGCTCGGCGAAGGGCCCGTCGTGGGCCCCGAGCTGGTCAAGCACGCCGACTACGTCTCCTTCACCGGCTCGACGCGCACCGGGCGCGAGGTCGCCACGGGCGCCGCCGCCCGGCTCGTCGGCGTCTCCCTCGAACTCGGCGGCAAGAACGCCATGCTGGTCCTGCACGACGCCGACGTGGAGAAGGCCGCCGCCGGCGCGGTGCGCGCCTGTTTCTCGTCCGCCGGTCAACTGTGCATCGCCATCGAGCGGTTGTACGTCCACGAGTCGATCGCGGACGTCTTCGTCGAGCGGTTCGCCGCGCGCACCAGGGCGATGCGGCTCGGACGCTCGCTCGCGTACGGCGCCGAGATGGGCTCGCTGGTCGGCGAGCGGCAGCTGGAGACCACCCGGCGCCACGTCGACGAGGCCGTCGCCAAGGGCGCGACGCTCGTCGCGGGCGGCGTGGCCCGGACCGACATCGGCCCGTACTTCTACGAGCCCACCATCCTCGACGGCGTCGAACCGCCCATGGCCGTGTGCACGGAGGAGACCTTCGGCCCGGTCGTCTCGATCTACCGCTTCACCGACGAGAACGAGGCGGTGGAGCTCGCCAACGCGACGCCCTACGGCCTGAACTCCTCGGTCTGGACGAAGGACGGCAGGCGCGGCCGCGCCGTCGCCGCCCGCCTGCGCACCGGCACCGTCAACGTCAACGAGGGCTTCGCGCCCGCCTACGGCAGCGTGCAGTCGCCGATGGGCGGCATGAAGGAATCCGGCCTCGGCCGCCGCCACGGCTCCGAGGGCATCCTCAAGTACACCGAGGCCCAGACCGTGGCCCACCAGCGCCTCATCCCCCTTGCGCCGTCGTTCGGCATGGACGACGAGAAGTACGCGGCCTTCATGACGCGGAGCCTGCGGATCATGAAGGCGCTGCGCCTGCGCTAGGTGCGCCCCGAAGGGGCGCGGGGAACTGCGCGCTCAGCCCCCGCGCGCCCGCAGATTCGACTCGCACGGATTCGACTCGCACGGAGGAGACCCCATGTCGCAGGACACCTCTGTCCAGCACGAGGGCAACAAGGGCGGAGAGGGCGACGACGGCAGCGACTACGACGTCATCGTCGTAGGGTCCGGCTTCGGCGGATCCGTGGCCGCGCTGCGGCTCACCGAGAAGGGCTACCGCGTCGGCGTCCTGGAGGCGGGCCGCCGCTTCACGCGCGCCACGCTGCCCAAGAACTCCTGGGACCTGAAGAACTACCTCTGGGCCCCGGCCCTCGGTCTGTACGGCATCCAGCGCATCCATCTGCTCGGCAACGTGATGGTCCTGGCGGGCGCGGGCGTGGGCGGCGGATCGCTGAACTACGCGAACACGCTCTACGTACCGCCTGCGGCGTTCTTCGACGATCCGCAGTGGAAGGACATCACGGACTGGCGGGACGAACTGCGTCCGTACTACGAGCAGGCCAAGCGCATGCTCGGGGTGCGGCTCAATCCAACGACGACTCCCTCCGACGTCCATCTCAAGGCGGCCGCCGAGGCCATGGGCGTGGGCGACAGCTTCCACATGGCACCGGTCGGTGTCTTCTTCGGTGACGGACGGGACGCCACCGGTGAGTCAACGGCCGGGCCCGGCAAGGAAGTTCCCGACCCGTACTTCGGCGGCGCCGGACCCGCGCGCCGGGCCTGCACCGAGTGCGGCGAGTGCATGACGGGCTGCCGCCACGGCGCGAAGAACACGCTCACCGAGAACTACCTGTACCTCGCCGAGAAGGCCGGCGCGGTCATCCACCCGATGACGACCGTGGTCACCCTCACCGAGGACTCGCGCGGCGGCTATGCGGTGGCCACGCTGCCCACCGACAACAAGCGCAAGGGCAAGGGGCGCACCTTCCGGGCCCGCCGCGTCGTCCTGGCCGCGGGCACGTACGGCACGCAGACGCTGCTGCACCGCATGAAGGACGGCCATCTGCTGCCGCGCGTCTCCCGGCGCCTGGGCGAGCTGACCCGCACCAACTCGGAGGCCCTGGTGGGCGCGCAGACCTCCGACCGGCGCTACCGCAAGCGCCACGGGGGCGCCCCGGGCGGCCGGGCCGACTTCAGCCGGGGCGTGGCCATCACCTCGTCCATCCACCCGAACGGCACCACCCACATCGAACCCGTCCGCTACGGCAAGAAGTCCAACGCGATGGGCAGCCTGACCCTGCTCCAGGTGCCGTACACCGCCAAGGGCGGCAAGGCGCGCGTCGCGGGCTGGCTCGCCAACTCGGCCCGCCACCCGGTGCTCACCCTGCGCTCCCTGTCGAACCGCCGCTGGTCGGAGCGCACCATCATCGGCCTGGTCATGCAGACCCTCGACAACTCGCTGACCACGTACCGCAAGGAGAAGGGCCTGGGCAAGGGCCTGCTGACGGCCCGGCAGGGCCACGGCGCCCCCAATCCGGAGCAGATCCCGGAGGCCACCCGCGCCGCGACCCTCATCGCGGAGGAGATCAACGGCTTCCCCGGCTCGAACGTCGGCGAGCTGATGGGCACCCCGCTCACCGCGCACTTCCTGGGCGGCTGCCCGATCGGCGACTCTCCGGAGACGGGCGTCATCGACCCGTACCACCGGCTGTACGGCCATCCGGGGATCTCCGTGGTCGACGGCTCGGCGGTGTCGGCGAACCTCGGCGTGAACCCGTCGCTGACGATCACCGCGCAGGCCGAGCGCGCCATGTCGTTCTGGCCGAACAAGGGCGGCGCCGATCCGCGTCCCGCGCAGGGCACGGCGTACGCGCGCCTCGCGCCGGTCGAACCGAAGTCCCCGGCGGTACCGGCGGACGCGTTCGGGGCGCTGCGGCTGCCGTTCCTCGGGATGCCGGTGGTGCCGCCCAAGGGGTGACCGGGCGGAGTTCCGGGGCTCATGGCCCGCCAGGGGCCGCCGGAATGGCGAAAGGACCTGCACCCCCCTCCGAGTGCAGGTCCTTCGCGTCTTGCGGTGGTCTCGTGATCACATGCGCGCGCGGAGCGCGTTACGCGGCGTCCGAGTTACCACGGCGGCGCACCACGAACACGGCGCCCGCGCCCGCGACGACGGCGATGCCGCCCACGATGCCGATGGTCGGGAGCGCGGAGCTCGACCCGGTCTCGGCGAGGCTGCCGGTGGGCGTCGGGGCCGTCGTCACGGTGGTGTGCTTGATGGGCTTGACGCCGCCCTGCGGCTTGGGCGCGGGGCGCGGCGCGGGCTTGTCCGGCAGCTCGATGGCCTCGCCCGGGTAGTCGATGCCGCTGCCCGGCCTCAGGACCGTGAACTCGAAGAAGTCGAACGAGCTGTGCGTGCACCCGAGCTCGGCGTCCGTGTAGCCGCCGAGACCGAGCGCGTAGCCCGGCCCTGCCGGGGCCTTGGCGCTGATGTCGAGGCGCAGCTTGAGCTCGATCCGCTCCTGGGCGCCGAGCGTCGTCTTCCCGAAGTAACTGCCGTCCGAGACCTCGTCGACGATCGACTTCCAGCCGCCGGCCCCCGGGTCGAGGTACTGGATGCGCGCGTACGTGCTCAGCCAGTTCCGCTCGTGCTCGCTGTTGGAGAAGTTGTCCACGGCCGCGAGCCAGTTGACCTCGCCGAGCTCGTCGTCGCTGGGGTTGGCCGCGATCAGCGTGAACTCGTGCCAGCCGCTGCCCGCGGCGATCTTGCCGGGCAGGCCCTTGAGGCTCAGCTCCAGACGGCTGTCGAGGTCGTCGCCGGTCTCGTCGTCGACCTCGCAGGGCTCGGGCGAGGGCTTCTCCTCGTGGTCCTTGTCCTTGGCCGGGGGCTTGGGGCCCTCTTCGCCACCGGGCTTGCCGCCGGGCTCTTCCCCGGGCTTCTCGCCCGGCTTCTCACCGGCACCCGGCTTCTCACCGCCGCCCGGCTTCTCACCGGGCTTCTCCGCGTCACCGGGCTTGCCGCCGGGCTCGCCCGGCTCGGCACCGGGGTCACCAGGGCCACCGGGCCCACCCGGTTCGCCGGGCTCGTCGCCTGGCTTCTCCGCCGGGTCCCCCGTGCCCGGCGGAGGAGTGTCGGCCGGGTCCGGGGTCTCGCTCACGCTCGTGCCGGGCGTCGTGACATCGCCCTCGGTCGCGAGCGCGGCCGGGGCCGAGAGCAGCGCGAGCGGGGCGAGCGCGGCGGTCGCGGCCGCGGTGGCCAGGGCACGGCGAAGCTTCATGAAGACCTCGGTGAGTCCGGCGTACCGCGCGTCCCCGCGTGGCACGAAGCTGGGGCCTCCGCGCCGGGGCACGGAAGTGGCCGTAGTTACGCATGCATGACTTGTGTTTCCTGTGAATGGTTGCAGTCGAACTCACGGAAACTTTATGTGGTTTGGGTCACACCTCTGGAGGATGTGGAGGGTCCGGGCTTGTGCGGCCCTCGTGGGGTGTCGTAGAACTTCCCCCGTTTGCAAGCGAGATGGAACCGCCGCCGGGCAACGGGCGGGGGAGGGGGCACAGTGTCCGTGCAGTCGCCGCGTGAGCCCGATGACGAGGCGTCCATACCCGACGAGGTGTGGCGGAGGTTCGCTCAGGACAGCGAGCGGGAGATCCGCGCCTCGGCGCCCAAGGAGCCGTCGGCGCGGGCGCGCATGGTGGCCGAAAGGCTGCGCAAGCTGGACGAGGAAGCGGCTCGGCAGCAGGCCGAGGGCACGGTGGGGCGCAAGCGCCGCAAGCGCAAGGAGGCGGCCGCCGAGCCCTGGCGCCCGGACGACTGGCGGGCCGCGCCCACCGGGCCGCGCCGCGGCGGCGCCGGTTCGGGGCGGTGGCGCCAGGTCCGCAGCGTGGTGATCGTCGTGGGCTTCATGGTCCTCGCGATCCTGCTTCTGAGTCCGTACCGGTTCTGGGCCTGGCAGAGGTGACCGTTTGCAGTTCGGCGCCGATTCGGCGCCGATCCGTGGAACCGCCCGCGGAGATCTTCGGTCGTAGAAGGGGTGCGGGTGACTCCGCATTCCGCGTCCGCGGAAACGGGCAAGGCGAAGGTGGGGGAACGTGAAGTCAGCTGTGTCGCGTCTGGTGGTGGCCGTCTCGGTCGCGGCCACGCTGGGCCTGACCGCCGCGTGCGGCGGCGGTGACGGCGACGGCCGTGACGGTGGCAAGTCGTCGACGGAGCAGGCGAAGCCGAAGGGGCGGGACGGTGGCGCCCCGAACGGCGACGGCGACGGCGCACGGGACACCGACGGCTCACGCGGCTCAGGTGGCGGTGGTGGCGCGCGTGACGGCGGAGGCGCCCCCGCCGAGCTGACGGCGGCGTCCCTGGCCAAGGGTGACGTCCGCGGCCACGACGTGAAGACGCGCAGGCCGAACAAGCTGGAGGTCGCGTGGGCGGACGCGCCGGCCTCCCCTGCTGCCTGCGCCCCCTTGGCGGACCTCCTGACGTCCGCCACGCCGCCCGGAGCAAAGGGCCACGTCGGCCGCACGGTCATCGCCAAGGACGCCCGTGTCGTGGCGATGACGGACGTCGAGCTGTACGCGTACGGCAGCGAGCGCGCGGCCGCGCGCGCCCTCGGGGAGCTGCGTACGGCGGCCAAGAACGAGAAGTGCGCCGCCTTCCGCACCGGCGATCTGCGCTACTCGGGCGTCAAGGCGCTGGCCGCGCCGGACAAGGGCGACGAGGCCGTCAGCTACCGCGTCGGCGGCCGCCAGGACGTGTTCGTGAAGCGCTGGACGGTCACCGTCGTGCGCAAGGGCTCCACGCTCGTCTCCTTCGCCGCGTCGAGCCACTACGACCCCGAGAGCGTGGTCAGGGACGACGAGAGCCGCGAGGACGGCGGGGCGGACCTGCCGACGGCGGACAGGGCGGACGAGCAGCCGAAGGTTCCCGCGGCGGTGCTGGACGCGCAGCTGGCCAAGGTGAAGTAGGCGCCGGGCCCGCCTCGGCCATGGCCGGGTGCGTCTCCCACCGCACGAGCGAAGGGCCCCGCGGGACGGAACCGCGGGGCCCTTGGCTGTCAGCACCGACGTCAGGGCAGCGTCGGTGCTTCGGGGCGGCGCCGGGGGGAGTGCGCCGCTGGCTCGTGTGCCGGTGGCCGACCCGGCGCGCAAGGGGCGCACATCTGGTCTAGACCAATGGCAATGAAATTCTGCACGGACGGGCTTCTCGCTCGCCCTCTTACGCATCGTGGAGGATGGCCGGTTCTCCGCGCAACCGTTTCGACTACATCCACTTGTGCCCGAGGGGAACACCCGAGCGGAAGGGTCTGAGGCCGGTCGGCCCCGGGCGTCCCCGGAGCCGACCGTTCCCTGGGTGACCGGGCTGCTGTCCCCTGCCGTCCGGTCACATCTCTGGGGCGAGGTCCCACGGCGTACGAATGATCCGTACGCCTCATCGCCCCAGCGGAGGAGCCACGCGTGGTTCTTTCGGGCCCGCGCCTGGCTGGCACGGACACCGGGACCAACGAAGACCGTCGGGAACCGGTCACGCGCCGTACGGGTGAGAAGCCGTCCGAACTCAGGTCCGTGGCGCAGCGGTTCCGCGTGCGCACGTGCCCTCGCCGGGCGGCGCCTGCGGCTGTCGGCGGCCGCCGCCGGGCGGCTTCAGACGCGGCCGCGGCACAGTTCGAGCAGCGTCATCGCGAGCGCGGTGCCGGGCTTGCCGAGCGCGTCCCGGTAGTGGGCGAGGACCTCCATCTCGCGCGAGAGGTTCACGCGCCGCCCGCCCGAACCGATGCGGGCCTCCTGGATCACCGCAGAGACCGCCATCCGTTCCTGGACCAGACCAATGATCCGGTCATCGAGCGCGTCGATCCGCTCACGGGCACCGCCGATCAGTTCGGCGGCTTCGGGCGTACGGGCGCCGGTCCGCTCGGGCGCGGTGGTCGTGCGGGCCGGGGCGGTGGGCTGCTGCGTGGTGGCGGTCATGGTGGGGCTCCTCGCTGGATTCGGTGGCGGCGGTGCCCCGGGGTGGTGGCAAGGACCCGGAAACGACAGGACGCCCCGGGCCTTGTCGGCCCGGGGCGCCTGGGAAGTCGCTTGTCAGGTGATCAAGCAGCTCGACCATGGCAGCCGGCGGGCCGGATGCCATAGGTAAAGAGGAAGCTGAGGTGCTTGGTCACGGGGTCAGTATGCCCCCAGGCGCGCCGGGCGGGTCAAACCGGGGGTGTGAGCCGGCTCGCATGGTGAGACGCGGGTGCGGCCCGCCCGCCGCCCTTCCCTGTCTCCCACCCCCTCCCTGTGGGCGGCCTGCCTGTCCACAGGGAGGCCGCCGCCGCAGCCGTGACCCGCCCCGACCCCCACCGCGGCGGGCCTCGGCGCGGGGTCCCGCGGGCCCCGGAGCAGGGCAGGAGCGGCCGCCGATGAGCCCCCGCCACCGGGGTCGCGGGCCCGGGGTCCGTCGGATACGACGAAGGCGCCACGCCCGGGCCCGTTAGAATCGACAAAACAACCCCAGCTCCAACCGCGCGCGCACCCCTCGTGCACCCTTCCGCTCACGAACCTCCTGCGCACGCTCAACGCCGGAAGGCCGCCGCCGTGTCCTCAGCGACTCCCGCTGCCGCCGCTCCCGACACCGTTCTGGTCGTCGACTTCGGAGCGCAGTACGCCCAGCTCATCGCCCGCCGCGTCCGCGAGGCCCGGGTCTACAGCGAGATCGTGCCGAGCACCATGCCGGTCTCCGAGATGCTCGCCAAGAACCCCGCGGCGATCATCCTCTCCGGCGGCCCGTCCTCGGTGTACGCGGAGGAGGCCCCCTCGGTCGACCGCGCCCTGTTCGAGGCGGGCGTCCCTGTCTTCGGCATGTGCTACGGCTTCCAGCTGATGGCCACCACCCTCGGCGGCACCGTCGACAACACCGGCGCCCGTGAGTACGGCCGCACCCCGCTCAGCGTCTCCAGGCCCGGCTCGACCCTCTTCGAGGGCACCCCGGCCGACCAGTCCGTGTGGATGTCGCACGGCGACGCGTGCAGCGCGGCCCCCGAGGGCTTCGCCGTCACCGCCTCCACGGACGTCGTCCCGGTCGCCGCCTTCGAGAACGACGAGAAGAAGCTCTACGGCGTCCAGTACCACCCCGAGGTCATGCACTCCACGCACGGCCAGCAGGTCCTGGAGCACTTCCTCTACCGCGGCGCCGGCCTGAAGCCGAACTGGACCACCGGCAACGTCATCGACGAGCAGGTCGCCGCCATCCGCGCCCAGGTCGGCACCAAGCGCGCCATCTGCGGCCTGTCCGGCGGCGTCGACTCCGCCGTGGCCGCCGCCCTGGTGCAGAAGGCCATCGGCTCCCAGCTGACCTGCG is a window from the Streptomyces spectabilis genome containing:
- a CDS encoding serine/threonine-protein kinase, which produces MSTEGGRVIGGRYRLVERIGSGGMGTVWRAVDALVDREVAVKEPRLPGDPQGEERRRAYARLRREARAAARVEHPAAVAVHDVVVEDDELPWIVMELIRGESLHEVLGRGALSPAESARIGLALVGALAAAHAKGIVHRDVKPANVLLGPHGRVVLTDFGIARIQGEESLTASGEFVGSLEFVAPERMSGPGAGPASDLWSLGALLYTAVEGRSPFRRTSLESTLAAVLAAQPPKPQRAGELRPLIEALLRRDPHERPTAAEVATALGEVAGASVGAARGETGPHRQDPARPAFEDEARSADEGGPGGEAPGSGGAAPEAPAAAGRRRTLALLAAALVGALLVGGGVWLGTSLTDGDGGGELYEDAESVTGVGEEVGEEGVFPPVEVPPKGPGPSSSGTRWTAHKERELSAEVSVPASYTEVVRDPANPIVEYSEPGGRVLLRLTKPAKAPAKNALAWADQERREYEDPPYDAVTTSMSPTSFHDQGAALLDATYKEGERKADSTVTREMRLMIVTDAGEAYELMVRMPKGVAEHEKRGTALFKAARDRLKVDTGATGSG
- a CDS encoding succinic semialdehyde dehydrogenase, whose product is MTDSQAPAAPLGTNPIAQAPRGARTAADVVTPELVAQLTRDVLGSGRTANHTPFTGEKLADLPESTPEDVATAFERARTAQIAWARTPVRQRAAVLLRFHDLLLQRQGEALDLIQLETGKARLHAHEEIQAVVVAARHYGRRAPAYLNPKRHTGVVPALTKVTELRQPRGVVGQIAPWNYPLELSIGDALPALVAGNALVMKPDTETALTALWARDLIVEAGLPSEVFQVVLGEGPVVGPELVKHADYVSFTGSTRTGREVATGAAARLVGVSLELGGKNAMLVLHDADVEKAAAGAVRACFSSAGQLCIAIERLYVHESIADVFVERFAARTRAMRLGRSLAYGAEMGSLVGERQLETTRRHVDEAVAKGATLVAGGVARTDIGPYFYEPTILDGVEPPMAVCTEETFGPVVSIYRFTDENEAVELANATPYGLNSSVWTKDGRRGRAVAARLRTGTVNVNEGFAPAYGSVQSPMGGMKESGLGRRHGSEGILKYTEAQTVAHQRLIPLAPSFGMDDEKYAAFMTRSLRIMKALRLR
- a CDS encoding GMC oxidoreductase, with protein sequence MSQDTSVQHEGNKGGEGDDGSDYDVIVVGSGFGGSVAALRLTEKGYRVGVLEAGRRFTRATLPKNSWDLKNYLWAPALGLYGIQRIHLLGNVMVLAGAGVGGGSLNYANTLYVPPAAFFDDPQWKDITDWRDELRPYYEQAKRMLGVRLNPTTTPSDVHLKAAAEAMGVGDSFHMAPVGVFFGDGRDATGESTAGPGKEVPDPYFGGAGPARRACTECGECMTGCRHGAKNTLTENYLYLAEKAGAVIHPMTTVVTLTEDSRGGYAVATLPTDNKRKGKGRTFRARRVVLAAGTYGTQTLLHRMKDGHLLPRVSRRLGELTRTNSEALVGAQTSDRRYRKRHGGAPGGRADFSRGVAITSSIHPNGTTHIEPVRYGKKSNAMGSLTLLQVPYTAKGGKARVAGWLANSARHPVLTLRSLSNRRWSERTIIGLVMQTLDNSLTTYRKEKGLGKGLLTARQGHGAPNPEQIPEATRAATLIAEEINGFPGSNVGELMGTPLTAHFLGGCPIGDSPETGVIDPYHRLYGHPGISVVDGSAVSANLGVNPSLTITAQAERAMSFWPNKGGADPRPAQGTAYARLAPVEPKSPAVPADAFGALRLPFLGMPVVPPKG
- a CDS encoding LAETG motif-containing sortase-dependent surface protein, whose translation is MKLRRALATAAATAALAPLALLSAPAALATEGDVTTPGTSVSETPDPADTPPPGTGDPAEKPGDEPGEPGGPGGPGDPGAEPGEPGGKPGDAEKPGEKPGGGEKPGAGEKPGEKPGEEPGGKPGGEEGPKPPAKDKDHEEKPSPEPCEVDDETGDDLDSRLELSLKGLPGKIAAGSGWHEFTLIAANPSDDELGEVNWLAAVDNFSNSEHERNWLSTYARIQYLDPGAGGWKSIVDEVSDGSYFGKTTLGAQERIELKLRLDISAKAPAGPGYALGLGGYTDAELGCTHSSFDFFEFTVLRPGSGIDYPGEAIELPDKPAPRPAPKPQGGVKPIKHTTVTTAPTPTGSLAETGSSSALPTIGIVGGIAVVAGAGAVFVVRRRGNSDAA
- a CDS encoding chorismate mutase; its protein translation is MTATTQQPTAPARTTTAPERTGARTPEAAELIGGARERIDALDDRIIGLVQERMAVSAVIQEARIGSGGRRVNLSREMEVLAHYRDALGKPGTALAMTLLELCRGRV